In Amycolatopsis coloradensis, one genomic interval encodes:
- a CDS encoding SDR family NAD(P)-dependent oxidoreductase, with product MAEQRTALVTGANRGLGQAVAAELSRRGLRVVPTARQAGGTNGAQVLDVTDAESVRRAAEQVGAVDVLICNAGVLLDGGTDPLSVSLDLVERTLAVNLLGGWRVAQIFVPGMISRGWGRVVFVSSGTGTFDGGLFTGAPGYSVSKTAVNGLTTMLAAHTKDTGVLVNAVNPGPTRTRMMPSARRSVRESADDIVHAATLSDDGPSGTLLRNRRPAPW from the coding sequence ATGGCCGAACAACGCACCGCCTTGGTCACCGGAGCCAACCGAGGGCTGGGGCAAGCCGTCGCCGCCGAACTCTCCCGGCGGGGGCTGAGGGTCGTGCCCACCGCACGACAGGCCGGAGGGACGAACGGGGCCCAGGTGCTGGACGTCACCGACGCCGAGAGCGTACGAAGGGCTGCGGAGCAGGTCGGCGCGGTCGATGTACTGATCTGCAACGCGGGTGTCCTGCTCGACGGCGGCACCGATCCGCTGTCCGTGTCGCTGGATCTCGTCGAACGCACCCTGGCGGTGAACCTGCTGGGCGGCTGGCGGGTGGCTCAGATTTTCGTCCCGGGGATGATCAGCAGAGGATGGGGCCGAGTGGTCTTCGTCTCGAGCGGGACCGGAACCTTCGACGGAGGGCTCTTTACCGGCGCACCCGGCTATTCGGTGTCGAAGACAGCGGTCAACGGGCTGACCACGATGCTGGCAGCGCACACGAAGGACACCGGGGTGCTCGTGAACGCGGTGAACCCAGGGCCGACGCGGACCAGGATGATGCCGTCGGCGCGGCGATCCGTGAGGGAGTCCGCGGACGACATCGTCCATGCCGCAACGCTTTCCGACGACGGACCTTCCGGGACACTCCTCCGGAACAGACGGCCCGCCCCCTGGTAG
- a CDS encoding cupin domain-containing protein, whose translation MTTIQPTKVRAEDVASNRKRGGDIRVTLSPKTVGSTSGFGGLLWLAAGEVVTEHYHPYSEEFLHVIAGDLEMKLDGEAVRLAAGESLLVPIGVRHRLVNLGETPAEVVFHLSPLAPRPDLGHVDTEAPAHPDQAGPDVGAAR comes from the coding sequence GTGACGACGATCCAGCCGACGAAGGTGCGCGCCGAGGATGTCGCGTCCAATCGCAAACGCGGTGGTGACATCCGGGTCACCCTGAGTCCGAAAACCGTGGGATCCACCTCGGGTTTCGGCGGCTTGTTGTGGCTGGCCGCCGGAGAGGTGGTGACCGAGCACTACCACCCCTACTCCGAGGAGTTCCTGCACGTCATCGCCGGAGACCTCGAGATGAAGCTGGACGGCGAGGCGGTACGGCTCGCCGCGGGGGAATCACTTCTCGTGCCGATCGGCGTGCGTCATCGGCTGGTCAACCTGGGCGAGACCCCCGCAGAGGTGGTGTTCCACTTGTCACCACTGGCGCCCAGACCCGACCTCGGCCACGTGGACACCGAAGCGCCGGCACATCCGGATCAGGCGGGCCCTGACGTCGGAGCGGCCCGATGA
- a CDS encoding TcmI family type II polyketide cyclase yields MHRTLIVAKLRTDNPQQIADAFAESDATELPHMIGVSRRTLFTFHDLYFHLVEADKDISPSLYQARKHPLYQKLNTTLAELVSPYDPGWQEPKDAMADPIYVWTTEKGQTT; encoded by the coding sequence GTGCACCGCACCTTGATCGTGGCGAAGCTGCGGACCGACAATCCACAGCAGATCGCCGACGCCTTCGCCGAATCCGACGCGACCGAACTGCCACACATGATCGGTGTGTCACGACGAACGCTGTTCACCTTCCACGACCTGTACTTCCATCTCGTCGAAGCCGACAAGGACATCTCGCCCAGCCTGTACCAAGCCCGCAAACACCCGCTGTACCAGAAACTCAACACCACGCTCGCCGAACTGGTCTCGCCGTACGACCCAGGCTGGCAGGAGCCGAAGGACGCGATGGCCGACCCGATCTACGTATGGACCACCGAGAAGGGGCAGACCACGTGA
- a CDS encoding oligopeptide:H+ symporter — MDDAAVPTTRAERGTRDDRSVGVRRMPRWYVTLFTSDAMERFGFYGLQAILVLYASAPAERGGLGLAMADAAALFGAWIGLMFMLSLAGGWVGDRWLGNRTALLAGCAVNVVGYLLLSIPAGWTAAAALPMLAIGGAVYKPNHQAMINMMFGGSRSREAGISLMYVASQVSALLAPLIAGYLGERVSWHLAFLAIALVLLATTVQLRVTSAQFHGVGATAIRPLDAPERRTLIRRLALLCPAIVVVLAGLAIAGLLSAVVAIGLIGLLSVVTPIICYVRLRADPALESDDRRRLTFFLFVYLGSALFWMIVAHAASLLNLFARDHVDLEVLGFVMPASWLQAATPLFILLLAPVIASALPRWGGRHNVGTKFSVGLLLVGAGFLVMSVATSLVSADGTKISPWWMVLVYLTHACGEVIIAAVTISAAADVLPAGFLGRTLGMLWLFAGLGGGIGSGVVRLSTVMPEPLYYSLLGSAAILCGVAFWLGRRALTRGLS; from the coding sequence GTGGACGACGCGGCGGTGCCCACCACACGGGCCGAGCGCGGGACGCGGGATGACCGATCGGTCGGCGTGAGGAGAATGCCTCGCTGGTACGTGACTCTGTTCACGAGCGATGCGATGGAGCGGTTCGGTTTCTATGGTCTGCAGGCGATTCTCGTGCTGTATGCGTCGGCGCCGGCGGAGCGTGGGGGCCTCGGCCTCGCCATGGCGGACGCGGCGGCCTTGTTCGGGGCATGGATCGGATTGATGTTCATGTTGTCGCTTGCCGGCGGCTGGGTGGGTGACCGCTGGCTCGGCAACCGGACCGCGCTGCTCGCGGGCTGTGCGGTGAACGTCGTCGGCTACCTCCTCCTGTCCATTCCAGCCGGATGGACGGCCGCCGCGGCGCTGCCCATGCTGGCGATCGGGGGCGCCGTCTACAAGCCGAACCACCAGGCGATGATCAACATGATGTTCGGTGGCAGCCGGAGCAGGGAGGCCGGCATCTCGCTGATGTACGTCGCTTCCCAGGTGTCGGCGCTGCTCGCACCGTTGATCGCCGGCTACCTCGGCGAGCGGGTCAGCTGGCATCTCGCCTTTTTGGCTATCGCCTTGGTGCTCCTGGCCACCACGGTTCAGCTCCGGGTGACCTCCGCCCAGTTCCACGGCGTCGGTGCCACGGCGATCCGGCCGCTCGACGCGCCGGAGCGTCGAACGCTGATACGGCGGCTGGCCCTGTTGTGCCCGGCGATCGTGGTGGTACTGGCTGGGCTCGCGATCGCTGGTCTGCTCAGCGCCGTCGTGGCGATCGGATTGATCGGCCTGCTCAGCGTGGTGACACCGATCATCTGCTATGTCCGGCTACGAGCCGATCCAGCGCTGGAATCGGACGACCGCAGGCGACTGACCTTCTTTCTGTTCGTGTACTTGGGTTCCGCGCTGTTCTGGATGATCGTCGCCCATGCCGCGTCACTCCTGAACTTGTTCGCTAGGGATCACGTCGACCTCGAGGTGCTCGGGTTCGTCATGCCCGCGAGCTGGTTGCAGGCGGCGACCCCGTTGTTCATTCTCCTGTTGGCGCCGGTGATCGCCTCGGCGTTGCCACGTTGGGGAGGACGGCACAATGTCGGCACCAAGTTCAGTGTCGGCCTGCTTCTTGTGGGCGCGGGCTTCCTGGTCATGTCGGTGGCCACTTCGCTGGTGAGCGCCGACGGCACCAAGATCTCGCCCTGGTGGATGGTGCTCGTCTATCTGACGCACGCGTGCGGGGAAGTGATCATCGCCGCGGTGACGATCTCCGCCGCGGCGGACGTACTGCCCGCGGGATTTCTGGGGCGAACACTGGGCATGCTGTGGCTGTTCGCCGGTCTGGGCGGCGGCATCGGCAGTGGCGTGGTCCGGCTCAGCACGGTCATGCCGGAACCGCTCTACTACTCGCTTCTCGGCTCGGCCGCGATCCTTTGCGGGGTCGCCTTCTGGTTGGGGCGCCGCGCA